AGTGAAAATGCAATTTTTTGTAGCCATTCCATGGTGAAAACTTAGTTGTGCTCAATTAGGAATCTTACATAGATTGAGCCAAACAAACATAAGACTTATGTCATTTATCATTGATGCCAAGTGTTGCAAAGGAGCCACATGAAGAACTTGCATCTCGGTGGCGCTTTGGATTTCCATATTGGTTTGGAGTAGGAAAAACGTGTGTTACCCATGAAGAAGAGCTGGTATGCACTCTGGACGGAGAACTGGCCATCCGAAGTGAGCTTCCACACaagactattggggaacgtagcacgcaattttaaaaaatttcctacgatcacgcaagatctatctaggagatgtatagcaatgagagggggagagtgtgtccacgtaccctcgtaaactgAAAGCAAGATCTATCTGAAACTTCTCGAaatcattccgatgtccaaatactatcgtctgatatatcaatatttacctctcgactattttgagactcctcgtcatgtccatgatctcatccggaactccaaacaatcttcggtcaccaaaacacataactcataatacaaatcgtcatcgaacgttaagcgtgcggaccctacgggttcgagaactatgcatacatgactgagacacatctccgatcaataaccaatagcggaacctagatgctcatgttggttcctacatattctacgaagatctttatcggtcaaaccgcaataacaacatacactacaccacaacactacatCCCTGACAACTAGATTGGTCGGGAATACAATGTCTACCAACAAACAGTCGGTCGGGAAAGACTATTGCCGACCGACCCTGTCTGTTGGGGTAAGTCCAGACGGGAAAGCCCTTTCCCGACCAACATAGTTTTCCCGACCGACTGCTTGTCGGCTATGGAACATCTTTCCCGACCAACATTCTGTTGGGCCTGCCATGGACCTTTTCCGACCAACAGTCTATTGGCGCCGCCATAGGCCTTTCCCGACCGACCATCGGTCAGAATATTCTTTCCCGACCAACAATCCATTGGGGCTGTCATGGGCCTTTCTCGACCAACAGTCTATTGGCGCCGCCATAGGCCTTTCCCGACCGACCATCGGTCAGAATATTCTTTCCCGACCAACAATCCATTGGGGCTGTCATGGGCCTTTCTCGACCGACTATCGGACATGACATTCTTTCCCGACCAACATTCTGTTGGGCCTCGCATTAGCTTTTCCCGACCAACTGTCGGATGGGGTTTATTTTGCCAACCAATGTCAGCTAGCCCTCCCATATAGCTGGATTTCACATTATCAATAGAATATCAATTATGTTACCCAAATCATTACAATAACGTGCATGTCGTCCAACAATAGTAAACCAAAACCAAACAATAATAACACACATTCAATAATTTTCACATCAAAATTTCCCATAAACTAATTTAACTTATTAAATAGGGAACAAAATATGTTCATTGTTTGAGAGCAAAAATGGGTCGCTTTCATTTCTAGAATTTGCCCTAGAGGCACATCATCTACATTGAATCCTGCTGGCGGGAAACTAGATAACCACAAGATCCTTCCATCATTCTGGTACTTGACATCAACACCTTTCTTCATCTCATTGATCCATATTCCATCGCCACATCCTCCAGCTTGAACATCTGCATGTCAAAATCCCCAGTTAATATTCCACACCATAGCTGGTGATAGATAGAGTTATGAAGATGACATCAAATGGGCTTAAATGACAAAACTGATATATGTAACATTTTGTCAGGTGACTACCCGATAATATGCATGTCGGTGTTTCTTTTTCCCGGTCGAATTTGACTGGTGGAGGCTTGAGAAAAGATGAAGCAGAGCATCTAAAACACACAGAGTACCACCCAGGATGGTGTGAGATTAAAATTAGCCTGAGAGAGAAACATGTAAAAAAATGTGTAGTAACACGTACCGCACGAGGAAGGAGATGAGGAGGGGACTCAGGGGAGAGCAGTAGCGGCTAGGGTTTTGGTGCTGCCTCCATGGGGTCGGTGGTCCCGCCGTCGCTGTAGATCCTTGGTCGATGAGGCAGTACCTGTGAAAATAGTCGAATTGGTGCCCGACGACATACATGGTCAAGACTAGATACAAACAAAATTACCAGTCTTTACTGCAGATTCAAATCATACGCACCCATAGCCCGGCATGGTAGTGCTTTGAGTGTTTGTTAGAGAAGGACGCATAGCTACAGGGTGATGCTCTTGTCAACGCCGAGCTTCATGACCATATAATCTGGACCAGCAGGCAGTGATCTAGTCAAACAGCAGCATGCACTCATCATcaccatttttcatatataaaaaaaATTGCATGTAGACTGGTTAGGTTTTCAGTAAACTGATACTAGCTAGTATATGTTTTCAGTAAAACTAGTACGACAATTTGGTTCGTGTACAGAGAACATATTCGCATGCAGAGGACCATTTATAAAAACTGGAACCTATCTTCCACTGGAACAAATAGCACACCCGCAAGAGACATATGTACAAGGTGAAGACTAGAAACATAGTGATTCAGCCAGACATGTAAAAATAGATGTCCAGTGGAACATACAAGTGTGTTACCTTCTTATGTATAGAACTAGATGAAACTGATGCGCTATTATTGCCCGGATCAATTGCTGGTTTCTTTAAATTGTCTACACTTCCGCTGGATGGTTGGATGACTTGTCTCCATTGGAATGTCTACGATTCAACTCTTGATTGTCACTGGAAGATTTCTCTTTACTGGACTCCAGTATCATTGCTTGGCTGATTGCTTCGCCTTCTTTAGGCAGGCAAATTATTCCCATGATAAGACTGATTATGCAATGTCCATGTGCTCATAGGGGATAACTCTCTTCAGACATTCCTACATAAATGGAAGGAGTAAGAACTCATATGATGAAGAACAGGTAGCAGCGAATAGCATGGTAAAATGTAAAAGTTGAGGGGAAAAGAAGCAACACAATAATATACCAACAGTTAGATGCCGAGTTGCCGTCTGCACTACAAATTGTTTTTTGCAGAGAAGAAAGTCCAGACTGATCATATACTATTAGTTATTTTCAACAGACATTTTATTTTATCATACAAAGTTAACACACCGCAAGGAATATATGTGAGACCTGAATAGTAGAAGACAATTCCTATATATATGAAAGACTACAAATTTAGTTGAAATAGCTATATGGAAGACTACGGGCCAACAAACCTAATATAAGTGGTTGACTAAATGATAGCCAAGATAACAATTGCAGGCAAATCAAGACAACAATAATATGGGAATGGAGGATAATAGTCATGATACCTAAAAGGCGCACCGATCGGCTGACCACATCATATGTCATTTTTAGTGTGTTTTTCTGATTCTTGTGTCCAAGCACTTGAGTGTATGGTTAGAGTTTGTTGCTAAATTTTTGGTTCATGGAGTGCTTGCGTAATTCTGTAATAATTTTCAGAACCGTAAGAAGGTGGATATGTTCCTACCTATTTGTCTTATTGTTTTTATTGAGAAATGAAATCGGGGCAGCCCTGTAAATTGGGAATGGAACACATAAATTCAATATCGAATATGAGTCCAACTAGATTGTATGTATGACACGCTAAGCATATTTTTTATGAATACAACATGGTGTAATGTAGAAGAAGTCATCATATCATCACATTAAAATATGAGACTATTTAAAAAAAATCAGGTCGCCTTGTTAAACTGAGCAAATCATAGTTAGCATTGCTTCTTTGATAGGAAAACACTAGGCGGACCATCTTACCATTGACTCTCCATCAGCGTTCCATCATGTAAGGAACTTTTATCTTGTTACCCAGGTCTCATAAGAAAAAACCGAATAATCATTCCAAAACCACAAATTCTGAAACAATGTTTTATTTGATGGTCCACCTTATTTCTTTACAGCAACATGAATTCTTTTGTACTCTTCTGAAAGGAACACACTATTTTGTTTACTAACATTTGCCTATAACAGTAAGACAGAACCATGTCTAGAGATAAATCAGTGCCATACTGACATGAGTACGGATCACTGAAAGTTAGTTGGGGCAAGATGAGTGCCAAACAATTAATAAGCAACAACCAGAAGAAGAACATCGATATCTAGCTATGTGCATTGACTAGTAACAATCAATGCTGGTCTATATTCTCCTTCTATTATGTCAGTTTAGCTCGATGCCACTTCTTACCTGTTGATGGTATACAAAATATTTTTGTTATTCTCTTCATCTACAGTTTGTCTGAGAAAATGTACAGTTCATTGCCCTATGAGGTTTAACAGAATTACATTTCGTAACAGAGTTTCAGTTTTCAAGGGACAACACATTACCGTGTATAACATCTAATGCTTCATTTCCAGGGAAGAAACTGGATTAATCACCAATCAATAGGCAGTAGAATATCAACATTCAGCAGCAATACGACAGTAGCACTAGCACATCAAGCAGCAGAACCGTGGCTAGCAGCACACTGCACACCACAGCAAGCACACATAGTATAACAGCAGCAAGCACACCACAACCACACAAGCAGCAAGCACCACAGGAGCAAGTAGGCACACGGTTACACAGTACTAGCAAGCGGCAAGCAGGCAGCAGCACAAACAGGGGAAGAGTGGTGAGCAGAGGAACTACCTGAGGGAGGAGCTCGGGGAGTCAGGGTGGATGAAGGGGAGTAGATCCGGCTGGGGAAGGGCGAAGGGGAGCAGATCCGACTAGGGAAGGCCGAAGGGGAGCAGATCCGGCTGGGGAAGGCCGAAGGGGAAGGAGCTGAGGACCTCTTTTCTCCTCTCTATATGAAGCCCCTCATTAACCCTATCCCGAGCCCTCTCTCGCCGCCGCCAAGATCTCTTCTGTactccgatggccatggtggatacCATGGTAGAGAGGGGGAGGGCGGGCCAGGCAGGGCGGCGGCAGCCTCGCTGGAAGCTTACGCGCGGAGGCTGGCCATAGAGAGCACTCACCGAGGAACAGAATGGTGTGGGGTCGACGATGGAGACGCTGGGGAACGAGTGGGAGAGGGGGTCACAGCCTCGCCGGCCGAAGAGCACGTAGCTGGACGGCGAGAGAGAGctcgagcggcggcggcgacgaattTAGGTTAGGAGGAAGAATGAGATTTGGGTGCAGTCTGTGGCACCGGTTAGGGGCAgaacaagaaaaaaaaagagggaTTTTTCGCGGAGTGGGTTGTTTTTGCGCTAAGTTTTTCGTCCGTGCGCGTGCAGCTATCTGGCCGGCCCATTTACCCACAAGCAATCGGTCAGCGTTTCATTGCAGACCAACAATCCAAAGGGaatgtctcaaaaaaaaaacaatCCAAAGGAAAGTGAAGCATTCCTACCGATGATATGACGTAGGATAATAAACTATTCCCGACCGATAGTTTGAAGCTATATGTGAGTATTGCCGACCGACCGTCTGATAGAAGTTTTCCCAACCAACAGTCCATTGGTACACAATAGTTTTCCCAACACATGTCTCTAGGGAATGTGGTGTCATGGTGTAgtgatatgttattccctttgtcatcgatatgttacttgcctgagattcgatcattggtatcctcatacctagttcaatcttgttaccagcaagtctctttactcgttgtgtaatgcattatcccgtaactaagtcattagtcacattgcttgcaagacttatagtgatgtgcattaccgagagggcctagagatacctctccgatactcggagtgacaaatcataatctcaatctatgccaacccaacaaacacctttggagacacctgtagagcatctttataatcaccgaattacgttgtgatgtttgatagtacacaaggtgttcctccggtattcgggagttgcataatctcatagtcaaaggagtatgtataagtcatgaagaaagcaatagcaataaaacttaacgatcattatgctaagctaatggatgggtcttgtacatcacatcattctcctaatgatgtgatcttgttcatcaaatgacaacacatgtctatggtcaggaaacttaaccatctttgattaacgagctagtcaagtagaggcatactagggacactttgttttgtctatgtattcacacatgtatcaagcttccagttaatacaattctagcatgaacaataaacatttatcatgatataaggaaatataaataacaacttcattattgcctctagggtatatttcctccagtctcccacttgcactagagtcaataatctagattacattataatgattctaacaaccatggagtattggtgttgatcatgttttgcttgtggaagtggcttagtcagcgggtctgtaacattcaaatttgtatgtattttgcaaatctctatgtctccctccttgacttgaccacagatggagttgaagcgtctcttgatgtgtttggttctcttgtgaaatatggattcctttgctaaggcaattgctccagtattgtcacaaaaaaatttcattggacccgatgcactaggtattacacctagatcggatatgaactccttcaaccggactccttcatttgctgcttctgaagcagctatgtactctgcttcacacgtagatcccgccacgatgatgTGCTTGGAACTGCacgaactgacagctccaccattcaatataaatatgtatccggtttgtgacttagagtcattcgaattagtgtcaaagctagcatcaatgtaaccatttacactaagctctttgtcacctccataaacgagaaacatatccttagtccttttcaagtatttcaggatgttcttgaccgctgtccggtgatccactcctggatttctTTGGTACCTCCcacctaaacttatagcaaggcacacatcaagtctggtacacagcattgcatacatgatagaacctatggttgaggcatagggaatgactttcattttctctctatcttctgcagtggtccgacattgagtctgactcaacttcacaccttgtagcatagacaagaaccctttatttgactgatccattttgaacttcttcaaaactttatcaaggtatgtgctttatgaaactccaattaagcgtcttgatctatctctatagatcttgatgcccaatatataagcagcttcatcgaggtctttcattgaaaaattcttattcaagtatcattttatgctatccagaaattctatatcatttccaatcaacaatatgtcatccacatataatattagaaatgctacagagctcctactcactttcttgtaaatacaggcttctctagaagtctgtataaaaccatatgctttgatcacactaccaaagcgtatattccaactccaagaggcttgcactagtcataaatggaacgctggagcacgcacactttgttagcacctttaggatcgacaaaaccttctggtagcatcatatacaactcttctttaagaaatccattaaggaatgaattTTTGACAtatatttgccaaatttcataatcataaaatgcggcacttgctaacatgattcagacagacttaagcatcgctaagggtgagaaggtctcatcgtagtgaactccttgaacttgtctaaaacctttcgcaataagtcgagctttgtagacagtaacattaccatcagtgtcattcttcttcttgaagatccatttattttctatggtttgctgTTCATCGGGCAAgtgaaccaaagtccatactttgttctcatacatggatcccatcttaggttTCATGGccgcaagccattttgcggaatctgggctcatcatcgcttcctcatagttcgtaggttcgtcatggtctagtaacatgtcttcagaacaggattaccgtaccactctagcatagaacgtactctggttgacctacaaggttcggtagtaacttgatctgaagttttatgatcatcaccattagcttcctcactaattggtgaatGCATCACTGGAACTGAACTCTGTGATGaacactttccaatttgagagaaggtacaactacctcatcaagttctactttcctcccactcacttctttcgagagaaactccttctctagaaaggatccattcttagcaatgaatatcttgccttcggatctatgatagaaggtgtacccaacattttcttttgggtgtcctatgaagacacatttctccgatttgggttcgagcttatcaagttgaagctttttcacataagcatcgcaaccccaaactttaagaaatgaccgcTTAGGTTTCtttctaaaccacagttcatatggtgtcgtctcaacggatttagatggtgccctatttaacgtgaatgtagccgtctctaaagcataacccagaaatgatagtggtaaatcggtaagagacatcatagatcacaccatatctaataaagtacggttacaacattcggacacacgattacgctgtgatgttccaggtggcgtgagttgcgaaactattccacattatttcaaatgaagaccaaactcgtaactcaagtattcgcctccgcgatcaaatcgtagaaactttattttcttgttatgatgattttccactttactctgaaattctttgaactttttaaatgtttcagacttatgtttcattacgtagatatacccatatctgctcaaatcatctgtgaaggtcagaaaataacgatatctgccgcgagcctcaacactcatcaaactacatacatcagt
The Triticum dicoccoides isolate Atlit2015 ecotype Zavitan chromosome 3A, WEW_v2.0, whole genome shotgun sequence genome window above contains:
- the LOC119269626 gene encoding uncharacterized protein LOC119269626, encoding MYVVGHQFDYFHRYCLIDQGSTATAGPPTPWRQHQNPSRYCSPLSPLLISFLVRCSASSFLKPPPVKFDREKETPTCILSDVQAGGCGDGIWINEMKKGVDVKYQNDGRILWLSSFPPAGFNVDDVPLGQILEMKATHFCSQTMNIFCSLFNKLN